Proteins from a genomic interval of Kaistia defluvii:
- a CDS encoding sigma-54-dependent transcriptional regulator gives MPAQILIVDDDPAQRRLLEAAAVALGLEVVVLSDGRAALERLAAPDGGRFDAMILDLVLPELDGIGVLERLSRTGRTLPVIVQVAQGGTDQAASAIRAGATDFLVTPTSPERIEVSIRNALRLGALEKEQARSRRAAGDTLTFDDLVTTSPAMARVVQLGLRAAGSPMPILLEGESGTGRERIARAIHGSGDRKSKPFVAVSCGMLAPGLLDATLFGLQTGPAARHPGKLQQAQGGTLFLYGIGDLPLDVQARLLRALQEGEIEPVGAKRPLRIDIRLIAATDHDLIDRIRQGLFREDLYYRLNVFPIRVPPLRDRREDIPDLVQQFAARFASEQGKRSLRGIAPEALDLLRSQAWPGNVRQLENAVFRAVALADGPMLTPADFPQIASRHEAIPSAPVAIESNAVIPFDRPRLSDAPPTALAPQGDATIAAVDAGGDVRPLAEIEAEVIRLALDRYRGRMATVARKLGIGRSTLYRKLKELGIAETGEKSGAGKIAAE, from the coding sequence ATGCCCGCCCAGATCCTCATCGTCGACGACGATCCCGCGCAAAGGCGGCTTCTGGAAGCGGCGGCCGTAGCGCTCGGCCTGGAAGTCGTCGTGCTGTCGGACGGCCGCGCCGCGCTCGAGCGGCTGGCCGCGCCGGATGGCGGACGGTTCGATGCGATGATTCTCGATCTCGTCCTGCCGGAACTCGATGGCATTGGCGTGCTGGAACGCCTGTCCCGAACCGGCCGGACGCTGCCGGTGATCGTCCAGGTGGCGCAGGGCGGGACCGACCAGGCCGCGAGCGCGATCCGCGCCGGCGCCACGGATTTTCTCGTCACCCCCACCTCGCCCGAACGCATCGAAGTCTCGATCCGGAACGCGCTGCGTCTGGGCGCGCTGGAAAAAGAACAGGCGCGGAGCCGCCGCGCCGCTGGCGACACGCTGACTTTCGACGATCTCGTGACGACAAGCCCGGCCATGGCCAGGGTCGTCCAGCTCGGCCTGCGCGCCGCGGGATCGCCGATGCCCATCCTGCTCGAAGGCGAGAGCGGCACCGGCAGGGAGCGCATCGCCCGCGCCATCCATGGCAGCGGCGACCGCAAATCGAAGCCTTTCGTGGCCGTTTCCTGCGGCATGCTCGCCCCCGGCCTGCTGGATGCGACCCTGTTCGGCCTGCAGACGGGCCCCGCCGCCCGACATCCCGGCAAGCTGCAACAGGCCCAGGGCGGGACGCTGTTCCTCTACGGCATCGGCGACCTGCCGCTCGACGTACAGGCCCGGCTGCTGCGCGCGCTCCAGGAGGGTGAAATCGAGCCGGTCGGCGCCAAGCGCCCCCTCCGGATCGACATCCGCCTGATCGCCGCGACCGATCACGACTTGATCGACCGCATCCGGCAGGGGCTGTTTCGCGAGGACCTCTATTATCGGCTCAACGTCTTCCCGATCCGCGTGCCGCCGCTGCGCGACCGGCGCGAGGACATTCCGGATCTGGTCCAGCAATTCGCCGCCCGCTTCGCTTCCGAACAGGGCAAGCGCAGCTTACGCGGTATCGCGCCGGAAGCGCTGGACCTGCTGAGGTCGCAGGCCTGGCCCGGCAATGTCCGGCAGCTGGAAAACGCCGTCTTCCGCGCCGTCGCGCTGGCGGACGGCCCGATGCTCACGCCGGCCGATTTCCCGCAGATCGCCAGCCGCCACGAAGCCATCCCGAGCGCGCCGGTCGCGATCGAGAGCAACGCGGTGATCCCATTCGACCGGCCGCGTCTATCCGACGCGCCGCCAACCGCCCTGGCGCCACAGGGCGACGCTACGATCGCCGCCGTCGATGCCGGCGGCGACGTCCGGCCGCTGGCCGAGATCGAGGCGGAGGTGATCCGGCTGGCGCTCGATCGCTACCGTGGCCGCATGGCAACGGTGGCGCGGAAACTCGGCATTGGCCGCTCGACTCTCTATCGCAAACTCAAAGAACTCGGCATTGCCGAGACGGGCGAGAAATCCGGGGCCGGGAAGATTGCGGCAGAGTGA
- a CDS encoding L,D-transpeptidase family protein, which produces MTVSLRYGSKGSEVMKGSGEMMFKATKTLLAGAALIGLSVGSAHAYLPEGKTFRERAGSAASLTLADVASDPAARALKGLLTAPQEKLSFNDKRDRAAMVEFYAERDYQPVWMVEGVYTPQARRIMDRIAAAAEDGLDPAAYKLPPATLGSSTPAGPDIAASVDMLLSKAVLTYARQAYAGRLDPSSISKLITLKPLLPDPIEVLTTVSTASDGAAAIAGYNPQHEGYRRLKQALATARGGETATVHAPVPGGKSMKVGLSDPRVPLLRARFDLPAPSEAPEVYDETLAQAVKSFQADKGLKADGIAGNATVAFINGTGKSNTAEIIANMERWRWMPRDLGAFHIIANIPEYNVRVVENGKVIHTTRAVVGKITNQTPVFSDAMESIVVNPSWNVPASITMKEMLPAVRRDPSYMSRKGYQVLANVDGKFRPVDPQMVDWSNVNARQIMIRQPPGDDNALGNVKFLFPNEHSVYLHDTPSKSFFKRDDRALSHGCVRVQDPLEFADVLLAHQGGWSQQRLRKMVGGKEKWINLPNRIPIHLTYFTAFVDDNGVVQTRPDIYGFNARVEKALGLQG; this is translated from the coding sequence GTGACGGTATCGCTCCGGTACGGCTCGAAAGGTTCGGAAGTCATGAAGGGTTCGGGCGAGATGATGTTCAAGGCGACGAAGACACTCCTGGCAGGCGCGGCGCTGATCGGGTTGTCGGTCGGCTCGGCCCATGCCTACCTGCCGGAAGGCAAGACGTTTCGCGAGCGCGCAGGCAGCGCCGCCAGCCTGACCCTGGCCGACGTCGCCAGCGATCCGGCCGCGCGCGCCCTGAAGGGCTTGCTCACCGCGCCGCAGGAAAAGCTCTCGTTCAACGACAAGCGCGACCGCGCCGCCATGGTCGAGTTCTATGCCGAGCGTGACTATCAGCCTGTCTGGATGGTCGAAGGCGTCTACACGCCCCAGGCGCGCCGGATCATGGACCGAATTGCGGCCGCCGCCGAAGACGGGCTCGACCCCGCCGCCTACAAGCTGCCGCCGGCGACCCTGGGCTCCAGCACCCCGGCCGGCCCGGATATCGCGGCCTCGGTCGACATGCTGCTCAGCAAGGCGGTCCTCACCTATGCCCGCCAGGCCTATGCGGGCCGGCTGGATCCGTCCTCGATCAGCAAGCTGATCACGCTGAAGCCGCTGCTGCCCGATCCGATCGAGGTGTTGACCACCGTCTCGACCGCCAGCGACGGCGCGGCGGCGATCGCCGGTTACAATCCGCAGCACGAGGGCTATCGGCGCCTGAAGCAGGCGCTCGCTACCGCGCGCGGCGGCGAGACCGCGACGGTTCATGCGCCGGTACCCGGCGGCAAGTCGATGAAGGTCGGCCTCTCCGATCCGCGCGTGCCGCTGCTGCGCGCCCGCTTCGACCTGCCGGCGCCGAGCGAGGCGCCCGAGGTCTATGACGAGACGCTGGCGCAGGCGGTGAAGAGCTTCCAGGCCGACAAGGGGCTGAAGGCGGACGGCATCGCCGGTAACGCCACGGTCGCCTTCATCAACGGCACGGGCAAGTCGAACACCGCGGAAATCATCGCCAATATGGAGCGCTGGCGCTGGATGCCGCGCGACCTCGGCGCCTTCCACATCATCGCGAACATCCCCGAATACAACGTCCGCGTGGTCGAGAACGGCAAGGTGATCCACACGACCCGCGCGGTCGTCGGCAAGATCACCAACCAGACCCCGGTCTTCTCCGACGCTATGGAATCGATCGTCGTCAATCCGAGCTGGAACGTCCCGGCTTCGATCACGATGAAGGAAATGCTGCCGGCGGTTCGGCGCGACCCGAGCTACATGTCGCGCAAGGGCTATCAGGTGCTGGCGAATGTCGATGGCAAGTTCCGCCCGGTCGATCCGCAGATGGTCGACTGGAGCAACGTCAACGCGCGCCAGATCATGATCCGCCAGCCGCCGGGCGACGACAACGCGCTGGGCAACGTCAAGTTCCTGTTTCCCAACGAGCACTCCGTCTACCTGCACGACACCCCATCGAAGAGCTTTTTCAAGCGCGACGACCGTGCGCTCAGCCATGGCTGCGTCCGCGTCCAGGATCCCCTGGAATTCGCCGACGTGCTGCTGGCGCATCAGGGCGGATGGTCGCAGCAGCGCCTTCGCAAAATGGTCGGCGGCAAGGAAAAATGGATCAATCTGCCGAATCGGATCCCGATTCACCTGACCTATTTCACGGCTTTCGTCGACGATAATGGCGTTGTCCAGACCCGCCCGGACATTTACGGCTTCAACGCCAGGGTCGAAAAAGCGCTCGGCCTGCAGGGCTGA
- a CDS encoding DUF882 domain-containing protein, whose product MLLATTVVAGSMVVTAPIDDADAAAGDRALKLHNAHTQETATIVFKRNGRYDPAGLKQLNVFLRDWRKNEPTKMDPQLFDLIWEVYQQAGSRVPITVICGYRSPATNGMLRSRSRGVAKQSQHMLGKAMDFYMPDVPLAKLRAIGLKMQVGGVGFYPTSGSPFVHMDTGSVRHWPKMTREQLVRIFPNGKTLHVPSDGRPLPGYEQALAAYKARKAGGGSVMMASASSSKGKSWFSRLTGNDSADEDDIPAVAAPAAKPGKAPAAMEADADAVQVAAVAKTDEPAAEEAVPFATASAPLPRPAPNREAEAVVVAAADTEAVGAFPPAPRRSPVARPIMAMASVAPIPQASPVQPAPAYGSGITDTLAALEATSSARANAQVAGLRKSGTAADAIAEAVGKGKPSSDAMMAYAAPLTFDETAAPHIDAATGAIVAGHAAKTVAKASATGGAKLASRGNASGLQAAAPVVANDPLARLTPVAYEAATIELVTRTGSTRQKPYANLQMPTPFLMPELFTAPERSIRLGFGRIAYEGLRTDRFAGPLVHHLGTQEFAQLETIGRTAFLKR is encoded by the coding sequence ATGCTCCTCGCAACCACCGTCGTTGCCGGCTCAATGGTCGTCACGGCGCCCATCGATGATGCAGACGCCGCCGCGGGCGACCGCGCGCTCAAGCTGCACAACGCCCACACACAAGAGACGGCCACCATCGTCTTCAAGCGCAACGGCCGATACGACCCGGCCGGGCTGAAGCAGCTCAACGTGTTCCTGCGCGACTGGCGCAAGAACGAGCCGACGAAGATGGATCCGCAGCTCTTCGACCTGATCTGGGAAGTGTACCAGCAGGCCGGGTCGCGCGTGCCGATCACCGTCATCTGCGGCTATCGCTCGCCCGCGACCAACGGCATGCTCCGTTCGCGTTCCCGCGGCGTCGCCAAGCAGAGCCAGCACATGCTCGGCAAGGCGATGGATTTCTACATGCCGGACGTTCCGCTGGCCAAGCTCCGGGCCATCGGCCTGAAGATGCAGGTTGGCGGCGTCGGCTTCTACCCCACCTCCGGCTCGCCCTTCGTCCATATGGACACGGGCAGCGTCCGCCATTGGCCGAAGATGACGCGCGAACAGCTCGTGCGGATCTTCCCGAACGGCAAGACGCTGCATGTGCCGTCCGATGGCAGGCCGCTTCCCGGTTATGAGCAGGCGCTTGCTGCCTACAAGGCCCGCAAGGCCGGCGGCGGTTCGGTCATGATGGCCAGCGCCTCGTCGAGCAAGGGCAAGTCTTGGTTCAGCCGCCTGACCGGCAATGATTCCGCCGACGAGGACGATATCCCCGCCGTCGCGGCTCCGGCTGCGAAGCCGGGCAAGGCTCCGGCCGCGATGGAAGCCGATGCGGATGCCGTCCAGGTCGCCGCCGTCGCCAAGACCGACGAACCGGCAGCCGAGGAGGCCGTGCCGTTTGCAACGGCGTCCGCACCGCTGCCGCGCCCGGCCCCGAACCGCGAGGCCGAAGCCGTCGTCGTCGCAGCCGCCGATACCGAAGCCGTTGGCGCTTTCCCGCCGGCTCCGCGCCGTTCGCCGGTCGCCCGTCCCATCATGGCGATGGCCAGCGTCGCGCCGATCCCGCAGGCATCGCCTGTGCAGCCGGCGCCGGCCTATGGCAGCGGCATCACCGATACGCTCGCGGCGCTTGAAGCGACCAGCTCGGCCAGGGCAAACGCCCAGGTCGCGGGTCTGCGCAAGTCCGGCACCGCGGCGGACGCCATCGCCGAGGCCGTTGGCAAGGGCAAGCCCTCCAGCGACGCGATGATGGCCTATGCCGCACCGCTGACCTTCGACGAGACCGCTGCGCCGCATATCGACGCCGCGACGGGCGCGATCGTCGCCGGCCACGCCGCCAAGACGGTTGCCAAGGCCTCGGCTACCGGCGGAGCCAAGCTCGCGTCGCGGGGCAATGCCTCGGGACTGCAGGCCGCAGCGCCGGTTGTTGCCAACGATCCGCTCGCTCGCCTGACGCCGGTTGCCTATGAGGCCGCGACGATCGAACTGGTTACCCGCACCGGCTCGACCCGTCAGAAGCCCTACGCCAACCTGCAGATGCCGACGCCCTTCCTGATGCCGGAACTGTTCACGGCACCGGAGCGCTCGATCCGCCTCGGCTTTGGTCGCATCGCCTATGAAGGCCTCCGGACGGACCGCTTCGCCGGCCCGCTGGTCCATCACCTCGGCACGCAGGAATTCGCGCAGCTCGAGACCATCGGTCGGACGGCCTTCCTGAAGCGCTGA
- a CDS encoding DUF2312 domain-containing protein, producing the protein MAEDEVQGVAAAQLRSIVERIERLEEEKKAIADDIKDVYGEAKANGYDTKALRKIVALRKQDANEREEQEAILELYKNALGMV; encoded by the coding sequence ATGGCTGAAGACGAAGTCCAGGGCGTCGCCGCCGCCCAGCTCAGATCCATTGTCGAGCGGATCGAGCGACTCGAGGAAGAGAAGAAGGCGATCGCCGACGACATCAAGGACGTCTATGGCGAGGCGAAGGCCAATGGCTACGACACCAAGGCGCTGCGCAAGATCGTGGCGCTGCGCAAGCAGGACGCCAATGAGCGCGAAGAGCAAGAGGCGATCCTCGAACTCTACAAGAACGCGCTCGGCATGGTCTGA
- a CDS encoding DUF1244 domain-containing protein, whose protein sequence is MTQLDPQTTTELEAAAFRSLVEHLRTRSDVQNIDLMNLAGFCRNCLSNWYREAAEAKGIELSKEQSREIVYGMPYAEWQKLNQREASAEQQAAFAANRPDH, encoded by the coding sequence ATGACCCAACTGGACCCCCAAACGACGACCGAACTCGAGGCGGCGGCTTTCCGCAGCCTGGTCGAGCATCTGCGGACGCGCAGCGATGTGCAGAACATCGATCTGATGAATCTCGCCGGCTTCTGCCGCAATTGCCTGTCGAACTGGTACCGCGAGGCCGCCGAGGCGAAGGGGATTGAACTCTCCAAGGAGCAGTCGCGCGAGATCGTCTACGGCATGCCCTATGCGGAGTGGCAGAAGCTGAACCAGCGCGAGGCGTCGGCGGAACAGCAGGCGGCCTTCGCGGCCAATCGCCCGGACCATTGA
- a CDS encoding N-formylglutamate amidohydrolase, protein MRDALNPMPAAEAVPADAVFEILPGDAGAGLILLCDHASSHVPADYDSLGLPPSEFERHIAYDIGAEALTRALAARFGVPAVLSHFSRLLIDPNRGLDDPTLIMRLSDGAVIPRNARIDGEERERRIARFYQPYDDAVNRTIEAGMETGRIPMILSIHSFTPLWKGQPRPWHAGILWDADPRLARPLIEGLARDPAIVVGDNEPYHGALKGDTLYRHATRRGLAHALVEIRQDLIADPAGVAEWADRLAGVLTDLKVGEAPHHVEFYGSLADPR, encoded by the coding sequence ATGCGCGATGCTTTAAATCCGATGCCGGCTGCCGAAGCCGTGCCCGCCGATGCCGTCTTCGAGATCCTCCCGGGGGATGCGGGCGCGGGATTGATCCTGCTCTGCGACCATGCCTCCAGCCATGTGCCGGCGGACTATGACTCGCTCGGCCTGCCGCCTTCCGAATTCGAGCGCCACATTGCCTATGACATCGGCGCGGAAGCGTTGACGCGGGCGCTGGCCGCGCGGTTCGGCGTGCCGGCCGTGCTGTCGCATTTTTCCCGGCTGCTGATCGACCCCAATCGCGGCCTCGACGACCCGACCCTGATCATGCGGCTCTCGGACGGCGCCGTGATCCCGCGCAATGCGCGGATCGACGGCGAGGAGCGCGAGCGCCGGATCGCGCGCTTCTACCAGCCCTATGACGATGCGGTGAACCGGACGATCGAGGCCGGCATGGAAACCGGGCGGATCCCGATGATCCTGTCGATCCACAGCTTCACCCCGCTCTGGAAGGGCCAGCCGCGTCCCTGGCATGCGGGTATCCTGTGGGATGCCGACCCGCGGCTGGCCCGGCCGCTGATCGAGGGGCTCGCGCGCGATCCCGCCATCGTCGTCGGCGACAACGAGCCCTATCATGGGGCTCTGAAGGGCGACACGCTTTACCGCCACGCGACCCGGCGCGGGCTCGCGCATGCGCTGGTCGAGATCCGCCAGGACCTGATCGCCGATCCCGCCGGCGTCGCCGAATGGGCCGATCGGCTGGCCGGCGTGCTCACCGACCTCAAGGTTGGCGAAGCGCCGCACCACGTCGAATTCTACGGCTCGCTCGCCGACCCCCGCTAG
- a CDS encoding DMT family transporter, translating to MPSASPTTPPPASVAAFAIPALILGAMAMGISPIFVRLTDVGPFASAFWRVGGALPLLLAWALFEARRSGAPLSSIWRIDGAILVAGGLFAGDLLFWHLAILKTSVANATFLATMAPVWVVLGSGLLICEKVGRGVLAGLALCLLGATFLIGMSWRIRPEHLDGDLYGVITSFFFGCYFLAVRVARRRSSAGKITFLSTLITSVILLAVALATEPRILPDSIESAASLAGLAFISHAGGQGMLAFALGHLPAAFSALVIFLEAVAAALAGWLFLGEAVSMAQAIGGALILAGIFIARPQRGG from the coding sequence TTGCCCTCTGCTTCGCCAACCACGCCGCCCCCCGCCTCCGTCGCCGCCTTCGCGATTCCCGCCCTCATCCTGGGCGCGATGGCGATGGGCATTTCGCCGATCTTTGTCCGCCTGACGGATGTCGGCCCCTTCGCCAGCGCCTTCTGGCGCGTCGGGGGAGCGTTGCCGCTTCTGCTCGCCTGGGCGCTGTTCGAGGCGCGCCGGTCCGGCGCACCGCTGAGCTCGATCTGGCGGATCGACGGCGCGATCCTGGTGGCCGGGGGACTGTTCGCCGGCGACCTGCTGTTCTGGCATCTGGCGATCCTGAAGACGAGCGTCGCCAACGCCACCTTCCTCGCCACCATGGCGCCGGTCTGGGTCGTGCTGGGCTCGGGCCTGCTGATCTGCGAAAAGGTCGGGCGCGGCGTCCTGGCCGGCCTCGCGCTCTGCCTGCTCGGCGCCACCTTCCTCATCGGCATGAGCTGGCGCATCCGCCCAGAGCATCTCGACGGCGACCTCTACGGCGTCATCACCTCCTTCTTCTTCGGCTGCTATTTCCTGGCGGTCCGGGTGGCGCGCCGCCGATCCTCGGCCGGGAAGATCACCTTCCTGTCGACGCTGATCACAAGCGTCATCCTGCTCGCCGTGGCGCTGGCGACGGAGCCGCGCATCCTGCCCGATTCGATCGAGAGCGCCGCTTCGCTCGCAGGCCTTGCCTTCATCAGCCATGCCGGGGGGCAGGGCATGCTCGCTTTCGCGCTCGGCCATCTGCCTGCCGCTTTTTCAGCGCTGGTAATCTTCCTGGAAGCGGTCGCCGCGGCCTTGGCCGGCTGGCTGTTTCTCGGCGAGGCCGTCTCGATGGCGCAGGCCATCGGCGGCGCCCTCATCCTCGCCGGCATCTTCATCGCCCGACCGCAACGCGGCGGTTGA
- a CDS encoding DUF1036 domain-containing protein, producing the protein MRFIGLKSAASPQRTRLLEPAASPIPRLTAGKQQRHKAASCLNRFATSSMRSYELRHWPRSALLAFIVALGALFLQSAPASADLRLCNKTPSRVGVAIGYKDKKVWTTEGWWNVPVNSCETLVSGTLVSRYYYVYAVDYDHGGEWSGKYVMCTKDKMFTIEGTEDCVPRGFNRSGFFEVDTGEQTSWTIQLNEPAQQGAQRK; encoded by the coding sequence ATGCGATTCATCGGACTGAAATCGGCGGCAAGCCCGCAGCGGACGCGGCTTCTGGAGCCCGCCGCTTCGCCTATCCCAAGGTTGACAGCTGGAAAGCAGCAGCGCCATAAAGCAGCCTCCTGCCTCAACCGGTTCGCGACCTCATCGATGCGATCATACGAGCTTCGACATTGGCCGCGCTCGGCCCTTCTCGCCTTCATTGTCGCTTTGGGAGCGTTGTTCCTGCAATCGGCGCCGGCGTCTGCCGATCTGCGCCTCTGCAACAAGACGCCCAGTCGTGTCGGCGTCGCCATCGGCTATAAGGACAAGAAAGTCTGGACGACCGAAGGCTGGTGGAACGTCCCCGTCAATAGCTGCGAGACGCTCGTCAGCGGCACGCTCGTGTCACGCTACTATTACGTCTATGCGGTCGACTACGACCACGGCGGCGAGTGGAGCGGCAAATACGTGATGTGCACGAAAGACAAAATGTTTACCATCGAAGGCACCGAAGATTGCGTGCCGCGTGGATTTAACCGTTCCGGCTTCTTCGAAGTCGATACCGGCGAACAAACCAGCTGGACGATCCAGCTCAACGAACCTGCACAGCAAGGAGCGCAACGCAAATGA
- the pyk gene encoding pyruvate kinase, whose product MRRSRKVKILATLGPASSDKKMIEALFRAGADVFRINMSHTTHEKLNDLVRIIRAVEADVGRPIGILADLQGPKLRLGAFADKSIDISVGQNFTLDSDPTPGTQGRVFLPHPEILEVLEPGHRLLIDDGKVRLRVISTNGKSALTTVEVGTKLSDRKGVSVPDSTIKTGALTEKDRADLDAALEANVDWIALSFVQRPDDVAEVRKIAAGRAGIMSKIEKPQAVQRLAEIIEISDALMVARGDLGVEMPLEQVPGIQKQITRACRRAGKPVVVATQMLESMITAPVPTRAEVSDVATAVYEGADAVMLSAESAAGAFPIDAVATMDRIATQVELDSNHKNIMHAQRTEPEATGADAISAAARQIAETLNLAAICCYTASGSTGLRAARERPQTPIIALSPIVSTARRLSVVWGLHCVVSDDAYNLDDMVNRACFIANREEFAKPGDRIIITAGVPLRTPGATNMLRIAYVGTGAEEGRR is encoded by the coding sequence ATGAGACGGTCGCGTAAGGTCAAGATTCTCGCGACCCTGGGTCCGGCTTCTTCCGACAAGAAGATGATCGAGGCCCTGTTCCGGGCCGGCGCCGATGTGTTCCGCATCAACATGAGCCACACGACGCATGAGAAGCTGAACGATCTCGTTCGCATCATCCGCGCCGTCGAAGCCGATGTCGGTCGCCCGATCGGCATCCTCGCCGACCTCCAGGGTCCGAAGCTGCGCCTTGGCGCCTTTGCGGACAAGTCGATCGACATCTCGGTCGGCCAGAATTTCACGCTCGACAGCGATCCGACCCCCGGCACGCAGGGTCGCGTCTTCCTGCCCCATCCCGAAATCCTGGAAGTGCTCGAACCCGGCCACCGTCTGCTGATCGACGACGGCAAGGTTCGCCTTCGCGTCATCTCGACCAATGGCAAGAGCGCGCTCACGACCGTCGAAGTCGGTACCAAGCTCTCCGACCGCAAGGGCGTCAGCGTCCCGGATTCGACGATCAAGACGGGCGCGCTGACCGAGAAGGACCGCGCCGATCTCGACGCCGCCCTCGAGGCCAATGTCGACTGGATCGCGCTTTCCTTCGTGCAGCGTCCCGACGACGTCGCCGAAGTGCGCAAGATCGCCGCCGGCCGCGCCGGCATCATGTCGAAGATCGAGAAGCCGCAGGCCGTGCAGCGTCTGGCCGAGATCATCGAAATCTCCGATGCGCTGATGGTGGCGCGTGGCGATCTCGGCGTCGAGATGCCGCTGGAGCAGGTTCCGGGCATCCAGAAGCAGATCACCCGCGCCTGCCGCCGCGCCGGCAAGCCGGTCGTCGTCGCCACCCAGATGCTGGAATCGATGATCACGGCGCCGGTCCCGACCCGCGCCGAGGTCTCCGACGTCGCCACCGCCGTCTATGAAGGCGCCGACGCCGTCATGCTGTCGGCCGAATCCGCCGCCGGCGCCTTCCCGATCGACGCCGTCGCGACGATGGACCGGATCGCCACCCAGGTGGAGCTCGATTCGAACCACAAGAACATCATGCACGCCCAGCGCACCGAGCCGGAGGCGACCGGCGCCGACGCGATCTCGGCCGCCGCGCGCCAGATCGCCGAGACGCTGAACCTCGCCGCGATCTGCTGCTACACCGCTTCGGGCTCGACCGGCCTGCGCGCCGCCCGCGAGCGTCCGCAGACCCCGATCATCGCCCTGTCGCCGATTGTCTCGACGGCCCGGCGCCTGTCGGTCGTGTGGGGCCTGCACTGCGTCGTCAGCGACGATGCCTACAATCTCGACGACATGGTGAACCGCGCCTGCTTCATCGCCAACCGCGAGGAATTCGCGAAGCCCGGCGACCGGATCATCATCACGGCCGGCGTGCCGCTCCGCACGCCGGGCGCCACCAACATGCTGCGCATCGCCTATGTCGGCACCGGCGCGGAAGAGGGTCGCCGCTAG
- the ykgO gene encoding type B 50S ribosomal protein L36 yields the protein MKIKNSLKSLLGRHRANRLVRRKGRVFIINKVNPRYKARQG from the coding sequence ATGAAGATCAAGAACTCGCTCAAGTCCCTTCTCGGGCGTCACCGCGCCAACCGGCTCGTGCGCCGGAAGGGCCGTGTATTCATCATCAATAAGGTCAATCCGCGCTACAAAGCCCGTCAGGGCTAA
- a CDS encoding Lrp/AsnC family transcriptional regulator: MSGLDAIDRNIIRLLRLNARISNAKLAEAVGLSPSACLRRVNILEQTGIIRGYTALVGTGAEEGIAVIVQITLDRQTEEYLNRFEAAVRKYPEIRECFLMTGGSDYFLRVEVDGAANFERVHKEILSALPGVARIHSSFAIRNVLSSRRPG, translated from the coding sequence ATGTCCGGTCTCGACGCCATCGACCGCAACATTATCCGGCTGCTGCGCCTCAATGCCCGGATCAGCAACGCCAAGCTCGCGGAAGCCGTGGGGCTGTCGCCTTCCGCCTGCCTGCGGCGGGTCAACATATTGGAGCAGACCGGAATCATCCGGGGCTATACGGCGCTGGTCGGGACCGGGGCGGAGGAGGGGATCGCCGTCATCGTGCAGATCACGCTCGACCGGCAGACGGAGGAATATCTGAACCGCTTCGAGGCGGCGGTGCGGAAATATCCCGAGATCCGCGAGTGCTTCCTGATGACCGGCGGCTCCGATTATTTCCTCCGGGTCGAGGTGGACGGGGCTGCCAATTTCGAGCGGGTGCATAAGGAGATCCTGTCCGCTCTGCCGGGGGTCGCCCGCATCCACTCGAGCTTCGCGATCCGCAACGTGCTGTCGTCGCGCCGGCCGGGCTGA